The Zavarzinella sp. sequence TTTTTCGCCTACTTGACGGTCAACTTCAGAGATGTCATTCAGTTGATTGAAGTGATTTTCACGATGGCTTTCTTTCTGACGCCTATTATCTATCCGTATGAAGTGCTGATCAACAAAGGTAAATTGTGGCTGGCAGATATCAATCCGGCAGTTGCATTTTTCCGCATGATCCGCGACCCACTGCTTTATGGGCAGTATCCGGAGGCGTATCAGTTTGGGCTGGCAGTGCTGTTCACGGTTTTTTTCTTTAGTGTGGCCATGTGGATGACCATCCGCAACGAAAAGCGGGTTATTTTCCAGTTGTAAGGAGAGCAAACATGGCTAGCAAAGATACCCACGTGCGGCTGGAAGATGTTCACCTGCATTTTCATGTGGCAAGCAAAACTTCGCTGAAGGAATATGTGCTGAAGGGCCTGTTTCTGAAACGAGCCAGCAGCACTCGCGACGTCCACGTGATCCGTGGGGTGTCGCTCGATCTGCGGGAAGGCGATCGGCTGGGAATTATTGGGCACAACGGTGCGGGCAAAAGCACCCTGTTGAAACTCATTGCGGGCGTTTACCCACCCTCTGCCGGTGTGCGGGATGTGCGGGGCAAAATCTGTTCCCTGTTTGAAATTAACCTGGGCTTTGAATACGAGGCCACCGGCTGGGAAAATATTCGCTACCGTGGCTATCTGCAGGGCGAAACCCCCAGCACCATCAGCAGTAAAATCTCTGAAATTGCCGACTTCGCCGAACTGGGCAATTTCATGGATATCCCCATCAAATATTATTCCGCAGGGATGATGATGCGGCTGGCGTTTGGTATCGCCTCGTCGGTGCACCCGGAAATTCTGCTGATTGATGAAGTTCTGGCGGTGGGGGATTTGCAGTTTCAGCAAAAAGCGAAGGCCAAAATGCAGGGCCTGATGGATGAAGCGGGCCTGATGGTGTTGATTTCCCACGACCTGATTACCGTGAAAGACCTGTGTAACAAAGTAATCTGGATGGAGCAGGGCAAAGTAAAGATGTGTGGGGAACCGGAAGAAGTGACGGCTGCCTACCTTCGCGAATCAACTGCCCACCCTACTCCAGTGGGGGCGTATCAGGAACCAGTCGCGGTTGCCCAGGATGGTACCCCACCACCTGCGGAAACTCTTTGATCAGTGCTTTCCAATCCTGATTCAGATGGGGATCGTTGCTGATTTCCGGCAGATCATTCAAATATTGATGTGCCCACTGTACCATCGTCTGGTGGAACGAATCCACATTGCCCGCGTGGTGGCCCTTTTTCCCAAATCTGCGAAAATCTCCATCAAAGGCTGGCCCCACGTGGTACAGTTCGTGCACCACAGTTGCCAGTTGCTGCAATGCGGGCATATTCTGAAAACGTGGTAAGTACACTTCCAGCAAATAGAGAATCCTTACTTTCCCTATCTCCCAGGTAGGGTATCGATAGCGTTGCTCTTTTTTCCACAGATAAGGGGAGCCTTCTTCCCCACGCAGCGGAATCAGACGTGCCATAATTCCGTGGGCAGTTCGCTGTCGTGTGCGGGTAATCCCAAAAATGATTCGTGTGGGATCGATATGGTACAACGCTGGCACGTGCGTGCAGCAGATCAGTGCCAGTGATCGCACCCACGCAGAATAATCAAATGATTCTTTGAGTATTTTGGGCTGTTTTCCCGAACGAAACAGTTGGTGCTGCGTCCGCACCCCTGTTTGACGAATCGCCAGCAGTGGCACATCTGCCCACGTGGGCCAGTTTCGATCTTCCGATGCTTTCTGCCCACTCATCACTTTGACATTTGCTTGATTGTCTTGGCAATTTCCGTTGCCACTTCGGCACGCACGGTGTTGATCGAACCACTTTGGGGCATATGCACACGGTTCGTCAGCAGGATGACCGCAGATTTCGTCGGCCGATCTACCCAGATGCTGGTTCCGGTAAAGCCGGTGTGCCCGAAGCCGCTTTTCTTTTCAAACGCCGTCCCACTTTGGGAAGAATATGCCGAAGAAACGTCCCAGCCATAGGCACGACCAAAAACCTGGCTTTTTGGTTCCAGCATTGCCTCCCAGGTGGTGGATTTCAGGATCTTACCAGTGAAAATCGCCTGCACAAATGTCGCCATGTCGTCTGCGGTGCTGAACAAGCCCGCATGGCCTGCAATCCCACCCATTGCCCAGGCACGTGGGTCATGAACCTCACCACGAATCCATTGTTGATTTCGCTGTGCGGTGGGGGCACATTGCACACGTAGATTTTCTGGCACCAGAAAATGAGTATTTTCTAATTTTAATGGCTGTGCCACGGTCTTTTGGAAGTAGTCTGCCAGATTTTTCCCACTGAGTCGTTCCACCAAGTGGCCCAGTACGATAAACCCAACGTCGCTGTAGACCATTTTTTCGCCCAGTGGGGTTCGCAGTGGCAGTGCGGCAATCTTTCGAAGTGCGGCTTCCTTCCCACCTGCATAATCTGCCAGCGAATTGTCGGCAATCAGCCCACTGCGGTGCTGCAATAAATGAGCAATTGTTAATTTTTCTTTGCCGTTGGCAGCAATTTCTGGCCAATATTTGGCCACCGGATCGGTTAATTGCAACTTCCCTTGTTCCCACAGATGAAAAATGCAGGTCGTGGTAGCAACGGGCTTGGTCAGCGATGCACAATCGAAGATGGTAGCCACGGTCATCGGTTGCTTTTCTGGCTGCAACTGCTTATTTCCAAAGGCTTTACGGTAAACCACCCCCTGATTCAACACCAGCAGCACCGCACCGGGGAACTTCTGGGCTCGAATCGCCTCTTCGATAATCTCCTCTGCCTTTGGGCAGGTGAATGGCTCTTTTGCATTGCTAATTTGGGTAAAACAGGCAAAAAATGCCACCAGGGCCATCGACTTGGAAAGCGGGTTCAGATTCATCGATAACTCCTTATCAAATAATTACTTATGAAAAATATCGTGGGACAGTAGCAGATTTCCGGTTCTCCCCACAAACAGTGGGAGGGGCGCTGCAATTGCAATTCACGCAATTTGCTGGAACCAAAGTCCGATAAAATTGGTCTATGGAAGTCGGGCGACAGTCTGAAGGAGAGACGATTCAATGCCACTGCAGATTTACAACACGTTGGAACGGACAAAAAAGCCTCTGGCGAAAGCACCAGGCGAAAAAGTAACGATGTATGTCTGCGGTCCCACGGTTTACAAACCCAGCCACATCGGCCATATGGTGGGCCCGGTGATTTTTGACACCGTGAAACGCTACCTGCAATACCTGGGCTATCCCGTAGAGTGGGTGGTCAATATCACCGATGTCGACGACAAACTGATTGCCGCAGCCGAGAAGCAGAATACCACCGTGGCAGAACTGGCGGAACGGATGACGGCCGACTACTTCAAATGCCTGCAACAACTGAACGTGACAGGCATCGATCAGTTCCCACGGGCGACGGAATATATCGACAACATGACGGAAGTGATCGGCAAGCTGATTGCGACCGATTTTGCGTACCCCGCTGATGGCGATGTCTATTTCAACGTGGCACAGGATACCGATTACGGCAAACTGTGCGGCTTTGATCCCGAAGAACTGGAAGCGGGCAGCCGCATCGAAGTGGGCACCCGCAAGAAGAATCCGGGCGATTTCGCCTTGTGGAAATGTGCCAAACCGGGCGAGCCCGCCTGGGACAGTCCGTGGGGCAAAGGCCGACCGGGCTGGCACATCGAATGTACCTGCATGGCGATGAAACTGCTGGGCGAAACAATCGACATCCATGGGGGTGGTCTGGATTTGCGTTTCCCCCACCACGAAAACGAGCTGGCTCAGTCGGAAAGCGTTAGTGGCAAACCATTTGCGCGAATCTGGATGCACAACGGCCTGCTGAAAACCGGCAAATCGAAAATGGCAGGGTCCGTGGGGAACGTGCTGAACGTGGCGGACGCTCTCCAGCACGTTTCGGGCGAAGTGCTGCGGTTTTTCATGCTGCAGACGCACTACCGCTCTCCCATTGACCTGGGTGAGTGGGAACCCGGCAAACCCGACGCCGGACCGATCCCACCTGGGCTGGTCTCCGCACGCAAAGGTTACGATACCTTTGTTCGTTTTGCTGAACGCTACCAGCGAATTATCGGAACCAGCTTCTACGACCTGCAACCAGCGACCACCGCGGCAGAACGGGAGAAACTGCCACTGCCGGACGGACTGAAAGAGCATTATGTGCGGTTTCGGGAAGTGATGGACGACGATTTCAACACCGGTGGGGGCACTGCCACAATGTTTGAGCTGGTGACATCACTCAATGCCATGGCCGATGCAAACAAACTGGAAGACCCAGCAAATCGTTCTGCTGTCGCACTGGAAGAATTTCATCAGGGGTCGATACTGCTGAAAGAATTCGGCAACCTGCTGGGCATTTTCCAGCACGCACCCGAAGCGGCCAGCATTGGCGGTGGGGATCAGTTGGTCTCTGGCCTGATGGATCTGCTGATTGAACTGCGGAACAACCTCCGCACGTTGGCAAAGGGGATTACGGATAAAACCGACCCCACCCGCAAGGGACTGTTTGACCAGACCGACATCATCCGCAAGCGACTTGCAGAGATCGGCGTGACACTGGAAGACCGCACCGGCGGCACCACCTGGCGCATTGAAGGGTAAGCTGGTGTATTGACGGGTAAGACCTTATCGGTCATTCCTTCGAGTTATCTGTCCAAATACAACGGCATATTGAAGGATCAGTCAGGAAGCTGATTCGCCGGCATCCACCCCGCCCCTTCCAGCAGGGCAAGGATGGAGAGGCCAGCACGATATCCGTAATAAGTTCCATTGACAGAAGTCAAGTCCGTGTACATTGTGTTGATCCATTGCTGATGCAGAGAATCTGACAATCTGCTTGCAGCCATCAGCCAGCGTTCAGTACCAATATCCAGGTAATTACTTGGTGGATTTGCGACAGTATCGACCTTGTTAAACAAACTCAAGCTAGGATCGATGCCAGCGACAGCAAACAACTGTACTAAATAATGCGGATAGTAATCACTAAAGCCAGTAGAGTAAACGCCATTGCGATTCAACGCCCAGTTGTAGTATTGCCCAGCACTGTTCCAGTAACCACTAAGGCCAAGTTTCACACGGTTCGCACGCTGCAGTGCATCTGCACTTTGGACTTGGTTTCCTAGTTCCTGAAATGTATTGGCGACGGCAGCTAAGCCATTCAGTACTTCATCATTATCCATGAAATATTTAAACTGATCAATCATTCGAGCAGGTATTGTTTTCGGATGGGTATTGATGTAAGTGACCCATTCGGCAGTATGCCCCCATGCCAGTCCATCGGTTTCATCTGTCAGTTCAAGTAGCAAGTTATAACTACGATTGATTGCAATTAGTAGATCTGCCTGTTCTTGCGTAGTCAGTTCGTCATAGCCACCTGCACGGATAAAACGGTCCACAAATTGCAGAAACAATGCTGCAGAACTATCCATTGCATCCATGTAGATCGGGTATTGTGCAGCGTTTGCCTCATCACCTTCGATAGGCGTATAAAGTCGAATTGTTGGATTGGCAACTGTGCCAACGTAATCCAGCCAATATCCATCTTCTTCCTGATTCTGGATCTGCCAACGTAACCAGTCTGCAGCAACCTGCAGTGCATCTGCATCTTGTGTCCATTCGTGGTACGCAAGCATCGCCATCATCGAGTGATTGGCAAAATAAGGTGCAATCCAAATGGAAGCATTTGGATTATTTGCATCAATTTCGACCATGTTGATTGCACCACTGTTTAGCTGGCTATTCTTCAAGTAACCAATTAAACGTGCAATCTCACTTTGATCAATCAAAACAATCCGAATGTCCGCCTCTGAAGAGAGAGAACCATCGCTTACTCTTGCACGCAATGTGAAGATCGATTGATTAGCAAGATTGTGACTAGTATTGTAAGTAACAGTTCCATTGGATGAAATCATGAACACATCGTTCGGATCTCCACTCACTTCTGTAAACGTTAGCGATGCACCAACATCCGGATCTGTTGCTGTTAGCATCCCTACCGTAGTCGAATTGTCTGCATGTATAAACGTTGCTGACTGAAGCGTGGGGGCTTCGTTCACATTATTAATGACAATCACGACCGAAGCGGTACCAACCAGACTCGTTGCATCCGTGGCACTGACGGTCAGATTTCGCTGTGTCAGAGCCTCAAAGTTCAGCAGCGTACCATTCGCAACACGAATCTGCCCTGTAGAGCTGTTGATTGAAAACGCACCGTCACTGTTACCGGTGGTAATTGCATAAGTAATGCCACTACCTTCCGGATCCGTAGCCGAAACTGAACCAACAACAGTATTGTTCGCCGAGTTTTCATTAACACTGAAGTTGTACGTTTCCTGGCTGAAGACCGGGGCTTCGTTCACATTCGTCAAATTGATCGTCATTGTGGCATCGGTCGTGAGAGTTCCGTCTGATACCCGCACCACCACGCTGTACGTGGGTGCGGTTTCAAAGTTAAGAACGGCAGAATTCACACGAATCTGGCCATTGCTCGAATTAATCACAAACGGCGTACCGGTGGTGATCATCGTAAAGGTCAGTGGGGCACTTTCCGGATCGCTGGCAAGCACCGTTCCCACGAGCGTGTTCACGGCACTATTTTCAGACACACTGAAGGTCTGATTCGCCATCACAGGTGGTTCGTTCACATTATTAATTGCAATCATCACAGAAGCAGTGCCGACCTGACTCGTTGCATCGGTGGCACTGACTGTCAGATTTCGCTGTGTCAGAGCCTCAAAGTTCAGCAGCGTACCATTCGCAACACGAATCTGCCCTGTAGAGCTGTTGATTGAAAACGCACCGTCACTGTTGCCTGTGGTAAATGCATAAGTAATGCCAGTACCTTCCGGATCCGTAGCCGAAACTGAACCAACAACAGTATTGTTCACCGAGTTTTCATTGACACTGAAGCTGTACGTGGGCTGGCTGAAGACCGGTGACTCGTTGACATTGGTGACGTTGATCGTCATTGTGGCATCGGTCGTGAGAGTTCCTTCTGATACCCGCACCACCACGTTGTACGTGGGGGTCACTTCGTGGTTCAGCACCGCAGAGTTCACACGAATCTGGCCATTGCTCGAATTGATCACAAACGGCGTACCGGTGGTGATCATCGTAAAAGTCAGTGGGGCACTTTCCGGATCGCTGGCAAGCACCGTACCCACGAGTGTGTTCACGGCACTATTTTCCGGCACACTGAAGGTCTGATTCGCCATCACTGGTGGTTCGTTCACATTATTAATTGCAATCACCACTGAAGCAGTGCCAACCAGGCTCGCGGTATCGGTGGCGCTGACGGTCAGATTTCGCTGTGTCAGAGCCTCAAAGTTCAGCAGCGTACCATTGGCGACAGTAATCTGGCCCGTGGTGGCATTGATTGCAAATGCCCCGTCGCTGTTACCTGCGGTAATGGCATATGTCAGCGCGGTGCCTTCCGGATCGGTGGCAGAAACTGTACCTACAACGGTATTGTTAGTGGCGTTTTCATTCACATTAAAGTTGTACGTGGGCTGGCTGAATACCGGTGGCTCATTCACATCGGTCACATTGATGGTGATGATGCCTGTATCGCTTTTACCGCCAACAACTTCGTTGGCACGTACAGTCAACTGGAAGCTGGGTAGCGTTTCATGGTCAAACAGTGCCGGGTTGGCAACCGTCAGCACACCCGTGGTGGCATCAATTGCTACTTTGCCATCAGCATTCCCACTAATAATGTCGAACGTCCAGGCTTTGGTATCCGGATCGATCGCATCCACCCGACCGATCACCGTATCCACAGGCGAATTTTCCGGCACATTGAATGTCTGGTTGTTTAACAGTGGGGCCTGATTCTGGTAGTTGGGGTTGAAAATCGCCCGCATTGCCAATCGGCCTTCAGTGGCACCATCGTTTACCAGAACTTTCAATTCCAGTCGTTGTTTCACCGCGGGGTGAAGTTCAAATGTCACCACGCCCGTTTCTGGATTTCTGGAAAACGTGGCGGCGGGTGCCATGCCACTGGTGCCGTAAATCAACGCCGGGTTATTGTGGGCGGCACTGCCCAGCGAAGCCACGACGGGACTGCTGGTAATCCCAACGCCGTTCCAGGCTTTGAGGTCGCCATTCGGCATCAAAACGTAATATCCACCCCCCGCTGCATTGCTGCCGTTGGTGCTGAGGAAGTACCATTCCTGTTCACCACGGAAACTGAAAGCAAAGGGGGCTCGTGTCAGGCCGAAACGATCTTTCGCTTCAAATAAGGGATCTCGCACCACGGTGGGGCGGGAAGTGGCAATTGACGCAGGGTTACTGTACGCACCCGTGCCCGCAAGATCCGCTACCGCAGGAAGTTGCAGCGATGTGTTAATCGACAGGCCATCCCACGCATAGAGCTTGCTGTCCGGCATCAGGAAGTAGTAATTCCCACCGACAGGGTTCGAATTATTGGTAGCAGCAAAGAAAAATTCCTGCCTGCCAAAAAAGTTAAACGCATACGGTGGTGCGGTAAGCCCGAACCGCATTTTCACATCGTACAATGGGCCAGTGTTAACGTAAGTAGTTGCTGCAACTGGATTTACTGCACGGTACAACTGCTGAGGATTCAAGCGAACCGTGGGATTGTTGTACGGGGCTTCATCGAAATCTGCTACACGATTGGAAGCCTGAACGGTGCTGACGAACGTCACTCCATCGAAAGCATACAAAGCGTTGTCATTCGCGATCACATAATAACCACCGTTGGCTGCATTGCTGCCGTTGGTGCTTTCAAACCAGAACTCCTGCTGGCCAAAAAAGTTATAAGCGTATGGTGGATTCGTCAGCCCCAGCCTGGTTTTCAGTTCGAACAGGGGTGCGGGTGTCTGCACCACACCAGTGAACTGCCGCAACAGATTATCCCCGTTCGGATCGGTTACGGTGGGCTGTAGGTTAATCACTTCCTGCCCAGGCCCGAATTCAACTGCTGTCGTGCCTGTGATGGTGGGGCGTTGATTTTCCACCTGCAGGTCGAAGGTGCGGCTCTGCTGAATGCCATTTCGCGTGGCAGTCACTTGAATGCTGACATTGCGGGCAAACGAGGGATGAAAATCGACTACCAGTTGCTGACCCACCACCTGAGCAGAAACGCCGGGCACAGTACTGTGCTGGGCGTTGGTGAGCAGGCCGGGGTTCTGATAAACATTCCCCACACCAAGCAGATTGAAATCTACTTCCAGTGGGCTGCTGGCCAGCGAAACGCCATTGTACCGCACCAACTGATTGGTGGGCAGCAGCATAAAGTAGTTGAAACCAGTGGGATTGCTGCCATTGGAGCTAATGAGAAACTTCTCATTAGCTCCAAAATAATTGAAGTAAGTAGCGGTCTGCTTCAGCCCCAGCCGATCGCTGATTTCTGCAAGCAGACTCGTTTGCGTAACCGTGGGCACCTGCGTGGCACCCGTTAGAATTGCTGGATTCTTGTAGATATCGTTCGATTCGGATTGTGAAAACGGATTCGCGTTAAAATCAGCCACGGGTGTGGCATTCAGCGTCGCACGAATGTTGCCCCGCCAGGCATACAGGCGATTGGTGTCAAACAGCAGGTAGTAGCCACCGTTGGCTGCATTGCTGCCGTTGCTCGAAAGAAAATACTTTTCCCCCGCACCGCGGATGTTCTGTGCGTTCACCAGTTCCGGTTGCGTCAGTCCCAATTGCTGTTTCAAGTCAAAAATTGGGTTACTGATGGCAATCTGGTAAGTCGCTGGCAACCCGCCATGCATATCGTTAAGACCATACGATTGCTGCAGCACACCATGATCGATGGTGAATGTCGCGGGGAGACTGCGGTCTTCCAATGGTAGCAGGGAAAGTCGGGCAGAAATGTTGGACATAGGAGGCTCTCTTGATGGACTACAACAGTTATAACAAATCCCCAGGCAAAATCTGACTCAATTTTCTAAAAATTGTGCCAGGAAAATACTCTTCATATTTTCTTCATATTTGTACCACACTTCTTTTGTGGGCTGGCTTCTTGAATAACGCTGCACATGGCCCAAAACGGACACCATATTCACCAGATACGCACCAAATTGGCCGATGTGGGAGGCGATTTCTACCATAACTGTTGCAGTTTTTCAGCCACTTGCTGCTTGAACCGATGAGAATTTAATGAGTTTAATTGAAACGACCGCGACCGAACTGTTGAAACTGCAAGCCAGTGGTGCTGCCAGTTCACTGGATATTACCAAAGCATTTCTGGCACATATCGACCAGCACGAAACTCGCATTCAGGCGTTTATGCACGTCGACCGCGACGGTGCGGTTGCTCAGGCAGAGGCAATCGATGCCAAACGCAAGCAGGGCAAGCAGTTAGGGAAACTGGCCGGCGTGCCGATCGCCATCAAAGATGTGCTGTGTACCCACGGCAAGCCGACTACCTGTTCCAGCAAAATGCTGCAGAACTTTCGCCCCCCGTACAACGCCCACGTGATTGAACGGTTGCAGGCAGAAGATGCGGTGATTATCGGCAAGACCAACATGGACGAATTCGCCATGGGGTCTTCCACCGAAAACAGTGCCTACCACACCACCCGCAATCCGTGGGATACCGACCGCATCCCAGGTGGTAGCTCTGGTGGGTCTGCCGCAGCCGTCGCGGCCTGTTTCGCACCCTTTTCGCTGGGCACCGATACGGGTGGCTCAATTCGTCAACCTGCCAGCCTCTGTGGTATTGTGGGACTGAAACCCACCTACGGGCGAGTTTCGCGATACGGTCTGATTGCATTTGCCAGTTCGCTCGATCAGGTGGGGCCTTTTACCCACGATATAGCCGATTGTGCCCTGCTTACGGAAGTCATTGCAGGCCACGATTCCCGCGACAGTACGTGCGTCTCGCAACCTGTACCACAATATTCCAATACATTCGATCAACCATATCGCAATATTACAATTGGTATTGCCAAGGAATATTTCGCAGGTGGCCTGGATGCCGAAGTGGAACTTGCCGTGCGAGCAGCCCTGCAGGTATACGCACAGCAGGGTGCGACAATTAAAGAAATCTCACTTCCCACAAGTCCTTACGCAGTAGCCACTTACTACATTGTGGCCACCGCAGAGGCTTCCAGTAACCTGGCACGTTACGAGGGGATGCACTACGGCTATCGAACTCCCAGTGCGAAAGCAGAGCACCTGGATCTGATCCAGACCTACAGCCGCACGCGGGCAGAGGGATTTGGCAAAGAAGTCCAGCGACGCATCATGCTGGGCACCTATGTGCTGTCCAGTGGCTATTACGATGCCTACTATCTGAAAGCCTTGAAGGTGCGTCGGCTGATCAAGAACGATTTTGACAAAGCATTTGCGGAATGCGATGTGATTATTGGCCCCACGGCACCTTCGGCAGCGTTTCGCATTGGGGAAAAAACCGCAGACCCACTGGCGATGTACCTATCCGATATTTACACAATCAGTTGTAATCTGGCAGGGATTGCCGGCATGAGCATTCCGTGCGGCTTCACCAGCACCGGCCTGCCAATTGGCTTGCAATTACAGGTGCAGTCGTTTGAAGAAGAAAAACTCATGCGCATCGCACGGATGTACGAGCGTGAGACTCAGTGGCACCTGAAACGCCCAAAACTAACCCCATGAGACCGATCCGATGCGGTTAGGAATCATTTCTGATACGCACGACCAGTTGGAACGCACGCAACGTGCGATAGCCGCACTGTTGGAAGCGGGTGCGACCCATTTTTGCCACTGTGGCGATTTTTGCTGTGGGGAAATTCTGGAACTGTTTTCTCCCCACTCCACGTGGTATGTGTATGGCAATAACGACGACTACATCATCCCACGGTTAATGGAAATCTCGGCAGAATATCCCAATCTGATCAGCCTGCAGTGGGGCGGCATCTTTGAACTGGCAGGAAAACGGATCGGCGTCACTCACGGCCACCTGTTGAAGGAAGTGAAAGCCCTGTTGCAGGCAAAGCCCGATTTTCTGCTCTCGGGACACTCCCACATCGCCAACAGGTGGGAACAGGATGGCGTGCAGCGAATCAACCCAGGGGCCATCTTCCGCGCCCACCCATTTACCGTGGCCGTTCTGGACCTGGAAAGTGGCACCACCGAGCAGATCGTGGTTGGGAAGTAAATCCGCATAACTGATTGTCAGAAAAGACCTTGCAACGATTTCCACAGAATTAAGCCTAATTTTTCATTTTTTGCAAAATATTTCATAGTACGGCACGAAATACAATTTAATTCCCGTTCATCGAGGTGCGTCCATGTTTCTGGCGTCATTAGCTGCGGTCTTTCAAGTTGCCAGTTCCGTTGCGGAAATTGTCAAAGGGGGGCAGTTGTGCGTCAAAGCTGCCCGCTACTGTTATGGCAAAATCTTTAACAATCCTGAAGAAGTTCTCATTTCTAACGCCTTGTCCGCAGATATCGTTGAGGAAGCCCCCAGCACACCTCCGATGGAAGGTCCGTTGGATTTCGAACTGGAAATTCGTCACAAGCAGGAAATCAATCAGGCACTGGCTTCAGATCTGACAGCCCTGGCGATGATGACCGATGAAGAGATTGAAGAGAAAGCCAAAGCGGTGGTCGAAGAACAGTTGCCGGATAAATCACCGGAATTCAAAGAAGAGGTTACCCAGTTTCTGAAGCAGGTGCCAGAACGCATTCGCAACAACTTGAAGCGCCCGGAAGACCCCAGCGGCACCACCGTGCCGATGAACTGGTCAGTCGAACAGCCAGAAGATCTGGAAGGTTTTATTCCGCCGCACTTCCCGAGGATGAAGAAAGGCCAGCAACCGCCGAACAACAATAAATATGTGCTGCTCGAACGCAAAGGAATCGGCGGTTTTGGCGAAGTCTGGATCGCGAAACACACCGATATTGAGAATCGATACAGCGTTTTCAAGTTCTGCCTCGATCCGATCTCCCAGATGCGGTTGTTTAAGCATGAACCCAAAGTCATCAATCAGGTGATGAACGAACTGGATCATCCCAATATTGTGAAACTGGAAAATGTCGATTTCAATCGCGAAGCCCCCTGGTTGCAGTACGAGTACATTTCCGGTGGGGAATTGCATCGCCTGCTGGATAACTGGCCGCAGGACATGGAAGAGCGGGCCCGCAATGCCGTTGCCATCGTGCGGCTATTGGCCGATACGATCGCGGAATGCCACGAACTGGACCCGGCGGTCGTCCATCGCGACTTAAAGCCCAGTAATGTACTGATTGCACCATTAAAGCGCAAACGAACCACGGGCGAACCACAGAACATCCTCGAAGCTCTGAACATCACGCTGAAGATTACCGACTTCGGGATCAGCGAAACGCTGGCCCGCCGATCGATGGAAGATTCACGCTCCACCGTTTCATACATGAAGCAATCGGCAACCATGATTCTGCGGCATGCCCACACCCCTACGTATGCCTCGCCCCAGCAGAAAGAAGCCAACGACCCGCACCCCGCAGATGATGTCCACGCCCTTGGGGTCATTCTGTATCAGTTGTTGATGGGCAGTTTCGATATTGCCCTGGGTGTGGATATGTGGGACGACCTGAAAGA is a genomic window containing:
- a CDS encoding SUMF1/EgtB/PvdO family nonheme iron enzyme, with the protein product MFLASLAAVFQVASSVAEIVKGGQLCVKAARYCYGKIFNNPEEVLISNALSADIVEEAPSTPPMEGPLDFELEIRHKQEINQALASDLTALAMMTDEEIEEKAKAVVEEQLPDKSPEFKEEVTQFLKQVPERIRNNLKRPEDPSGTTVPMNWSVEQPEDLEGFIPPHFPRMKKGQQPPNNNKYVLLERKGIGGFGEVWIAKHTDIENRYSVFKFCLDPISQMRLFKHEPKVINQVMNELDHPNIVKLENVDFNREAPWLQYEYISGGELHRLLDNWPQDMEERARNAVAIVRLLADTIAECHELDPAVVHRDLKPSNVLIAPLKRKRTTGEPQNILEALNITLKITDFGISETLARRSMEDSRSTVSYMKQSATMILRHAHTPTYASPQQKEANDPHPADDVHALGVILYQLLMGSFDIALGVDMWDDLKEKHVCKALLHLLSRAVAYRQERRYQNCRELVDALDRLPEKLSEVHESPEQIVAREKQRREQWEIERKRLEAELHEKSQVEMARLEAERAALAKRAEETVNKLHRDRLNRSILEADEKNAEARSLFNQKNYAQAKKILDTIDHERLRDPRLYQLVSFYVEGKRFKNSIGMEFCWVPPGTSWLGGGGGTVGQNKFVLKEGLLCGTYLVTQGEWEAVMGNNPSHFKGSKRLPVESISWDKITKEFLPKLNAKCKADGYIYRLPTSEEWEYIARGGPITQEQSKFHYYFAKSKMDLTPNPTNELTSALANFDGSGLDKTTEVGSYLPNPLGIYDIVGNTWEWTETASGSVRVRRGGSYFLSAGNCVASYVPTYAPVSRYDLLGFRVLAVPLEE